A single Arachidicoccus sp. BS20 DNA region contains:
- the rpsP gene encoding 30S ribosomal protein S16 translates to MAVKIRLQRHGSKKRPFYFIVVADARAPRDGKFIQKLGTYNPLTVPATIQLDRQKALEWLHKGAQPTDTVRQILSFKGVLYLKHLLRGVKLGLFDEATAMTKFQEWYNNHEATVAKRREEHKKQQRDSRKRPVVKKVESAAPEAAVPSSEEAAAPSEEA, encoded by the coding sequence ATGGCAGTAAAAATTAGATTACAGAGACACGGAAGCAAGAAGCGTCCATTTTATTTTATCGTAGTTGCAGACGCACGCGCTCCGAGAGATGGTAAGTTTATCCAAAAGTTGGGAACTTACAATCCACTAACCGTTCCGGCGACAATCCAGTTAGACAGACAAAAAGCATTAGAGTGGTTGCACAAAGGTGCGCAGCCTACTGATACTGTCCGTCAGATTTTATCTTTCAAAGGTGTATTGTATTTGAAGCACTTGTTGAGAGGTGTAAAATTGGGCTTGTTTGACGAAGCAACAGCTATGACTAAGTTCCAGGAGTGGTACAACAATCATGAAGCAACAGTTGCAAAGCGCAGGGAAGAACACAAGAAACAACAGCGCGACAGTCGTAAACGTCCTGTGGTAAAGAAAGTTGAAAGCGCTGCTCCGGAAGCTGCTGTTCCTTCAAGCGAAGAAGCTGCCGCACCATCGGAGGAAGCATAG
- the kbl gene encoding glycine C-acetyltransferase: MNQKFAERIGAELREIEAAGLFKKERIIESPQGAEILVNGKTVLNFCANNYLGLSSHPKALEAAKATIDKRGYGMSSVRFICGTQDIHKELEEKISQFLGTEDTILYAACFDANGGVFEPLFSAEDAIISDALNHASIIDGVRLCKAQRYRYEHNNMEDLENKLKESAHLRSRIIVTDGSFSMDGTIAQLDKIVALAEKYDAIVMTDESHSTGFIGATGRGTHEHCGVMGKIDIITGTLGKALGGASGGFTSGRKEIIEMLRQRSRPYLFSNTLAPSIVGASIAIIDMLSETTELRDKLEYNTKYFREKMTEAGFDIKPGVHPIVPVMLYDAVIAQKFAAALQDEGIYVTGFFFPVVPKGQARIRVQMSAAHEQHHLDKAIEAFGKVGKSLGVIK; the protein is encoded by the coding sequence ATGAACCAAAAATTTGCCGAACGTATCGGCGCAGAATTAAGAGAAATCGAAGCCGCAGGGTTGTTTAAAAAAGAACGCATTATCGAAAGTCCGCAGGGCGCGGAAATATTAGTCAACGGGAAAACCGTGTTGAATTTTTGTGCCAACAATTATCTCGGTTTGTCGTCGCATCCAAAGGCTTTGGAAGCCGCAAAAGCCACAATTGACAAGCGCGGCTACGGCATGAGCAGCGTGCGTTTTATTTGCGGCACGCAGGATATTCACAAAGAGCTGGAAGAAAAAATTTCCCAATTTCTCGGCACGGAAGATACCATTTTATACGCTGCGTGTTTCGATGCCAACGGCGGCGTGTTCGAGCCTTTGTTTTCTGCAGAAGATGCGATTATTTCCGATGCTTTAAACCATGCTTCGATTATCGACGGCGTGCGTTTGTGCAAGGCGCAGCGTTATCGTTATGAGCATAACAATATGGAAGATTTGGAAAACAAATTGAAAGAATCGGCTCATTTGCGCAGCAGAATTATTGTAACCGACGGCTCTTTTTCCATGGACGGAACCATTGCGCAATTGGACAAAATTGTTGCGTTAGCAGAAAAATACGATGCCATTGTAATGACGGATGAAAGCCATTCTACCGGTTTTATCGGCGCCACGGGTCGCGGCACGCACGAGCATTGCGGCGTGATGGGAAAGATTGATATTATCACCGGCACTTTAGGCAAAGCCTTGGGCGGCGCGAGCGGAGGATTTACTTCGGGCAGAAAAGAAATTATTGAAATGCTGCGCCAAAGAAGCCGCCCGTATTTATTTTCCAACACATTGGCACCGAGCATTGTAGGCGCGTCCATCGCCATTATAGATATGCTGAGCGAAACTACCGAACTGCGCGACAAGCTCGAATACAACACCAAATATTTTCGCGAAAAAATGACGGAAGCGGGTTTTGATATTAAACCCGGCGTTCATCCGATTGTGCCGGTAATGTTGTATGACGCCGTGATTGCGCAAAAATTTGCCGCCGCTTTGCAGGATGAAGGCATTTATGTTACAGGCTTTTTCTTTCCCGTTGTTCCGAAAGGTCAGGCGCGCATTCGTGTGCAGATGAGCGCTGCGCATGAGCAGCATCATTTGGATAAAGCGATTGAGGCTTTCGGTAAAGTCGGCAAAAGTTTAGGTGTAATTAAATAA
- a CDS encoding UDP-N-acetylmuramoyl-tripeptide--D-alanyl-D-alanine ligase, with amino-acid sequence MNIQSLYEIFLQYPSVQTDSRKVQKGDLFFALKGENFNGNLFAQQALNDGAAYAIVDENVGDDERLILTDNVLQTLQDLAKHHREQFNIPFLAITGSNGKTTTKELVNAVLSSHFKTYTTQGNFNNHIGIPLTILKVKQDAEIAVIEMGANHLKEIEGYCLYAQPTHGIITNIGIAHIEGFGSKENVRKAKGELYDFIRTRNGTVFAFDDYDYLHEMSKGIREIIWYGTKNGTVVGSATQQNSFLGVNFSQGMPTKYSNIQTKLVGTYNLPNVLCAVAVGKYFGVPEEKIKTAIENYEPSNSRSQLINLGTNKIILDAYNANPSSMKAAIENFASLPGENKVLILGGMKELGNESVAEHEKLINLINKFSWKSVTLIGSEFQPFENKYQWFENSDAARNWFKNWNFDHSTILIKGSRGIALEKLLS; translated from the coding sequence ATGAATATCCAATCTCTCTACGAAATATTTTTACAATATCCGTCCGTGCAAACCGACAGTCGCAAGGTGCAAAAAGGCGATTTGTTTTTTGCGCTGAAAGGCGAAAATTTCAACGGAAATTTATTTGCTCAACAAGCCTTGAACGACGGCGCAGCTTATGCAATCGTTGATGAAAACGTTGGCGATGATGAACGATTAATCTTAACGGATAATGTTTTACAAACTTTACAGGATTTGGCAAAACATCATCGCGAGCAATTCAATATTCCTTTTCTTGCGATTACGGGAAGCAACGGAAAAACTACGACAAAAGAATTAGTTAATGCCGTGTTGAGTTCGCATTTTAAAACATATACAACGCAGGGAAATTTCAACAATCATATCGGTATTCCATTGACCATTTTGAAAGTAAAACAAGATGCAGAAATTGCCGTGATAGAAATGGGTGCCAATCATCTGAAAGAGATTGAAGGTTATTGTTTGTATGCGCAACCTACGCATGGAATTATTACCAACATTGGCATTGCACATATCGAAGGATTCGGCAGCAAAGAAAATGTGCGCAAAGCAAAAGGCGAATTGTACGATTTCATTCGCACGCGCAATGGAACTGTTTTTGCTTTTGACGATTATGATTATTTGCACGAAATGTCCAAAGGCATTCGTGAAATAATTTGGTACGGTACAAAAAACGGAACGGTTGTTGGCAGTGCGACGCAACAAAATTCTTTTCTCGGAGTAAATTTTTCGCAAGGTATGCCTACAAAGTATAGCAACATTCAAACAAAATTGGTAGGAACATACAATCTGCCGAATGTTTTATGCGCGGTTGCTGTGGGAAAATATTTCGGCGTTCCCGAAGAAAAAATAAAAACGGCGATTGAAAATTACGAGCCGTCGAACAGTCGCTCGCAGTTAATTAATTTGGGTACAAACAAAATTATTCTGGATGCGTACAACGCCAATCCGTCGAGCATGAAAGCAGCGATTGAAAATTTTGCATCGTTGCCCGGTGAAAATAAAGTGTTGATTCTCGGCGGCATGAAAGAGCTGGGAAATGAAAGTGTGGCGGAGCATGAAAAATTAATCAACTTAATAAACAAATTTTCATGGAAGTCTGTAACGCTGATTGGGAGCGAGTTCCAGCCGTTTGAAAATAAATATCAATGGTTTGAAAATTCAGATGCGGCACGCAATTGGTTTAAAAACTGGAACTTTGACCACAGCACAATTTTGATAAAAGGCTCAAGAGGAATTGCATTGGAAAAGTTGTTGAGTTAA
- a CDS encoding DUF4783 domain-containing protein, with the protein MKRLLTMIMGVLLFAPLGVKAAEIGDIVNALKQADPAEITKFFDSFVDIKLPNKDEVKNVSKNQASITLKDFYTEQGINGFELSSKREMGGTGYLVGKLKTDSRTFNVTIMVKTKGSTTTILSVRIN; encoded by the coding sequence ATGAAAAGATTACTTACAATGATAATGGGCGTGCTTTTATTTGCTCCTTTAGGTGTGAAAGCAGCCGAAATAGGCGATATTGTAAACGCGTTAAAACAGGCAGACCCGGCAGAAATTACGAAATTTTTTGACAGTTTCGTGGATATAAAATTGCCCAACAAGGATGAAGTAAAAAACGTGAGCAAAAATCAGGCGAGCATTACTTTGAAGGATTTTTATACTGAGCAGGGCATTAACGGTTTTGAATTATCATCGAAACGTGAAATGGGTGGAACCGGGTATTTGGTGGGAAAACTGAAAACGGATTCCCGGACATTTAACGTAACGATTATGGTAAAAACAAAAGGCAGCACCACAACAATTCTCTCGGTAAGGATTAATTAA
- the gpmI gene encoding 2,3-bisphosphoglycerate-independent phosphoglycerate mutase yields the protein MQTKKAILLIMDGWGLGKSKEIDAIQNADTPFVDSLYGKYPHTTLVTYGEAVGLPEGQMGNSEVGHLNLGAGRIVYQELQRINVAIRENTFHNNPVLLESIKTAKENNKPLHLLGLVSNGGVHSHINHLKAIIDACKEQNFSNVFIHAFTDGRDCDPHSGKGFIEDLLNHLKKTGVGQIATITGRYYAMDRDKRWERIKLAYDAITKGVGEEASDLIAAIEKSYEAEVTDEFIKPIVNAALKENADAKIKDGDVAVCFNFRTDRCREITQVLTQIDLPDFGMNKFDLHYTTMTEYDATYKNVHVIFENDNLTNTLGEVLQDNHKKQIRIAETEKYPHVTFFFSGGREKEFDGEKRIMAPSPKVATYDLQPEMSAYEITEKIIPEIENETADFICLNFANTDMVGHTGVFSAVIKAAETVDKCVEEIVTEALKHDYTIFLTADHGNADNMINEDGSPNTQHSVNLVPLFIISNDFKGTIKQGKLGDIAPTILKVMGVEIPKEMTGNVLI from the coding sequence ATGCAAACGAAAAAAGCAATTCTTCTCATTATGGACGGCTGGGGTTTGGGTAAAAGTAAAGAAATTGACGCCATCCAAAACGCCGATACACCTTTTGTAGATTCATTGTACGGCAAATATCCGCACACGACTTTGGTTACTTACGGCGAAGCGGTTGGTTTGCCCGAAGGACAAATGGGCAACAGTGAAGTCGGACACCTCAATCTCGGTGCGGGCAGAATTGTTTATCAGGAATTGCAGCGCATTAATGTTGCTATTCGCGAAAATACTTTTCACAACAATCCCGTTTTGCTGGAATCCATTAAAACAGCGAAAGAAAATAATAAGCCTTTGCATTTGCTCGGACTTGTGAGCAACGGCGGTGTGCATAGTCATATCAATCATTTGAAAGCGATTATTGATGCGTGTAAAGAACAAAATTTCTCTAATGTTTTCATCCACGCTTTTACCGATGGGCGCGACTGCGACCCGCACAGCGGCAAAGGTTTTATCGAAGATTTATTAAATCATTTGAAAAAAACAGGCGTAGGACAAATCGCAACCATTACGGGAAGATACTACGCCATGGACAGAGACAAACGCTGGGAAAGAATTAAACTGGCTTACGACGCTATCACAAAAGGCGTTGGCGAAGAAGCCTCGGATTTAATTGCGGCGATTGAAAAATCTTATGAAGCGGAAGTTACAGACGAATTTATCAAACCTATTGTGAATGCGGCTTTGAAAGAAAATGCCGATGCAAAAATCAAGGACGGCGATGTGGCTGTTTGTTTTAATTTCCGTACCGACCGTTGCCGTGAAATAACGCAAGTGCTTACGCAAATTGACTTGCCCGACTTCGGTATGAACAAATTCGATTTGCATTACACTACGATGACGGAATACGATGCGACGTATAAAAATGTTCATGTGATATTTGAAAATGATAATTTGACAAATACCCTTGGCGAAGTTTTACAAGACAATCACAAGAAACAAATCCGCATTGCGGAAACGGAAAAATATCCGCACGTAACTTTCTTTTTCAGCGGCGGTCGCGAGAAAGAATTTGATGGCGAAAAAAGAATTATGGCGCCGTCGCCGAAAGTAGCAACGTATGATTTGCAGCCCGAAATGAGCGCTTATGAAATCACTGAAAAAATTATTCCCGAAATCGAAAATGAAACGGCTGATTTTATTTGCTTAAACTTCGCAAATACAGATATGGTGGGACATACAGGTGTTTTCAGCGCGGTAATCAAAGCCGCCGAAACGGTAGATAAATGTGTGGAAGAAATTGTAACCGAAGCGTTGAAACACGACTACACCATTTTCCTCACAGCCGACCACGGCAACGCCGATAATATGATTAATGAAGACGGCAGTCCGAATACGCAACACTCTGTAAACCTTGTTCCGTTGTTCATCATCAGCAATGATTTTAAAGGAACAATTAAACAGGGAAAACTCGGCGATATTGCTCCAACTATTTTAAAAGTTATGGGCGTTGAGATACCGAAAGAGATGACGGGAAATGTGTTGATTTAA
- a CDS encoding SDR family NAD(P)-dependent oxidoreductase — translation MELQLKGKTALITGSTAGIGFAIAKSLAKEGANVFINGRTESRVKSAVQQIEQETNNENVQGIVADFSDVKQIDQLIAQLPEVDILVNNVAVFEPKPFAEITDADWFKFFEINVLSGVRLSRAYFDKMLQKNWGRIIFISSESALQIPEEMIHYGVSKTAQLAVARGLAELTKGTNVTVNSVLPGPTLSEGVTGFVEALAKQNNKTEKEMESEFFQTMRPTSIIKRFLQPEEIANMVTYLVSPLSSATNGAALRADGGLVKTAV, via the coding sequence ATGGAACTTCAATTAAAAGGAAAAACTGCATTAATTACAGGTTCAACCGCAGGCATTGGTTTTGCCATTGCAAAATCTTTGGCAAAAGAAGGCGCAAATGTTTTTATTAACGGAAGAACTGAAAGCCGTGTAAAAAGTGCAGTTCAGCAAATCGAACAAGAAACAAACAATGAAAATGTGCAAGGCATTGTTGCCGATTTTTCCGATGTAAAACAAATCGACCAATTAATTGCGCAACTTCCCGAAGTGGATATATTGGTAAACAATGTTGCAGTATTCGAGCCCAAGCCATTCGCAGAAATTACAGATGCTGATTGGTTTAAATTTTTCGAGATAAATGTGTTGAGCGGCGTGCGTTTGTCGAGAGCTTATTTCGATAAAATGTTGCAGAAAAATTGGGGAAGGATTATTTTTATTTCAAGCGAATCGGCATTGCAAATTCCCGAAGAAATGATTCATTACGGTGTAAGCAAAACGGCTCAACTCGCCGTGGCACGCGGGCTTGCTGAGCTTACCAAAGGAACAAACGTAACCGTCAATTCAGTTTTACCGGGACCAACTTTGTCCGAAGGTGTAACCGGTTTTGTAGAAGCATTGGCAAAGCAAAACAACAAAACTGAAAAAGAAATGGAGTCCGAATTTTTCCAAACCATGCGCCCAACTTCTATCATCAAACGTTTTTTACAACCCGAAGAAATTGCAAATATGGTTACTTATCTTGTAAGTCCTTTATCGTCTGCAACCAACGGCGCAGCCTTGCGTGCCGACGGCGGTTTGGTAAAAACAGCTGTTTGA
- a CDS encoding winged helix-turn-helix transcriptional regulator: MKQKNIAAKASEILSNPRNQADEVRALQDTIYVIGGKWKLPIINSLCNGNRRFREIERSIPGITTRMLSRELKEMELNQLVKRTVDENTNSVEYTVTSYCRSFGAIILEMIKWGKEHRRKIKRELPKN; the protein is encoded by the coding sequence ATGAAACAAAAAAATATAGCAGCTAAAGCAAGCGAAATATTGTCGAACCCGAGAAATCAGGCAGATGAAGTGAGGGCTTTGCAGGACACGATTTACGTTATCGGCGGTAAGTGGAAATTGCCCATTATTAACTCGTTGTGCAACGGCAACAGGCGTTTCCGAGAAATAGAAAGAAGTATTCCCGGCATTACTACACGAATGCTTTCGCGTGAGCTGAAAGAGATGGAGCTGAACCAATTGGTCAAGCGCACCGTTGATGAAAACACCAATTCGGTGGAATATACAGTTACAAGTTATTGCCGCTCATTCGGCGCCATCATTCTTGAAATGATTAAATGGGGCAAAGAGCATCGCAGGAAAATAAAAAGGGAATTGCCTAAAAACTGA
- a CDS encoding glucose 1-dehydrogenase: protein MNTLHEKIALVTGGNSGIGYATAKELIAQGAKTIITGRRKDAVEKAAQEMGAIPFVADQANLQDTDLLFEAIKNQFGKIDILFINAGITGSLMPIENMSVENFDSVMNINFRGAYFTLSKFIPLLNDGASVVVLSSIVASTYKPNSSVYQASKAALNSIAKTAAAELAPRKIRVNLVSPGPHKTEIMSKSGLDETTLKSIQERLIGAIPLKKMGDAGDVAKLVAYLCGDSANFITGAEIIVDGGMTL from the coding sequence ATGAACACATTACACGAAAAAATTGCTTTGGTTACGGGCGGTAACAGCGGCATTGGGTATGCAACGGCAAAAGAATTGATTGCACAAGGTGCAAAAACGATTATCACAGGAAGGCGCAAAGATGCTGTTGAAAAAGCAGCGCAAGAAATGGGTGCGATTCCGTTTGTTGCAGACCAAGCCAATCTGCAAGACACGGATTTATTGTTTGAAGCAATAAAAAATCAATTCGGGAAAATAGATATTCTCTTCATCAATGCAGGTATCACAGGCAGTTTAATGCCTATCGAAAACATGAGCGTGGAAAATTTTGACAGCGTAATGAATATCAATTTCAGAGGTGCGTATTTTACATTGAGTAAATTTATTCCGCTCCTGAATGACGGCGCTTCTGTGGTTGTATTATCATCTATTGTTGCTTCAACCTATAAGCCGAATAGTTCCGTTTATCAGGCAAGCAAAGCGGCATTGAATTCCATTGCAAAAACGGCGGCAGCTGAATTAGCACCAAGAAAAATCAGGGTAAACTTGGTAAGTCCCGGTCCGCACAAAACGGAAATCATGAGCAAATCAGGCTTGGACGAAACTACTTTAAAAAGTATTCAGGAAAGATTGATTGGCGCAATTCCCTTAAAGAAAATGGGCGATGCAGGAGACGTTGCAAAATTGGTTGCTTACTTGTGCGGCGATAGTGCGAATTTTATTACAGGCGCAGAAATTATTGTTGACGGCGGTATGACGTTGTAG
- a CDS encoding oxidoreductase, with amino-acid sequence MSNKKVWFITGSSKGFGLALTKLALSQGNKVVATSRNIDDLRKSVSENQDNFFPLKVDITSDEEVKNAIRQSIEKFGRLDVLVNNAGYSLVGSIEEMTDKEFRQTVDVNLFGTVNVIRNAMPYLRQQQSGHIINIASNAGYIGFANAASYNASKFAVIGVSEALAQEVNAFGIKVTVVAPGQFRTNFMDKGSMQFAKKRIAAYGLDKAEEFWTSFSGQQQGDPEKLVKILTEIVALENPPLHLLLGTDTYELIKEHREKEMHEFEKWKHLTLSTNFD; translated from the coding sequence ATGAGCAATAAAAAAGTATGGTTTATCACAGGATCGTCAAAAGGGTTTGGGCTTGCACTTACTAAATTAGCCTTATCGCAGGGAAATAAAGTTGTAGCAACTTCGAGAAATATTGATGATTTAAGAAAATCTGTATCGGAAAATCAAGACAATTTTTTTCCTTTGAAAGTGGACATTACTTCCGATGAAGAAGTTAAGAATGCCATCCGGCAAAGCATTGAAAAATTCGGGAGATTGGACGTACTTGTAAATAATGCAGGCTACTCATTGGTTGGCAGCATCGAAGAAATGACAGACAAAGAATTTCGTCAAACGGTGGACGTAAATCTTTTCGGAACAGTAAACGTTATTCGTAATGCAATGCCTTATTTACGGCAACAGCAATCGGGACATATCATCAACATTGCTTCCAATGCAGGTTATATAGGCTTTGCCAATGCTGCAAGTTACAATGCTTCAAAGTTTGCCGTAATAGGCGTTTCCGAAGCGTTGGCACAGGAAGTAAATGCTTTCGGCATAAAAGTTACAGTAGTTGCGCCGGGACAGTTCAGAACTAATTTTATGGACAAAGGTTCTATGCAATTTGCAAAAAAAAGGATTGCAGCTTATGGGCTGGACAAAGCAGAAGAATTCTGGACAAGTTTCAGCGGGCAACAACAAGGCGACCCTGAAAAATTAGTGAAGATACTTACCGAAATCGTTGCATTAGAAAATCCTCCTTTACACCTGTTGTTAGGCACTGATACTTACGAGTTGATAAAAGAGCATCGGGAAAAAGAGATGCACGAATTTGAAAAGTGGAAACACCTAACTCTATCCACCAATTTTGATTGA
- a CDS encoding FAD-binding oxidoreductase yields MPSMPKWMNNAVENLLSSKFRDVSVTETEYISENIKRVKFSGNLHGLEYAPGYAVSFRVNDTDYRNYTPYNFNKVTGCFEILFHIHGGGPGSEFADALDVHDVMKMLIPRGRESFTFRNRYKYHYVIGDETVLGLALELKQEAGKYSYEFNGVFELDNHEVPEILELYGSHVPKNEPHKITEQIMCDIFDGVIRKDKTAFYVSGNGTTLQYVRKELKQLGVLSNQIFAQAYWIKGKKGL; encoded by the coding sequence ATGCCGAGTATGCCCAAATGGATGAACAACGCAGTGGAAAATTTGTTGTCATCCAAGTTCAGAGATGTGTCCGTGACGGAAACGGAATATATTTCCGAAAACATAAAAAGAGTAAAGTTTTCGGGCAATCTGCACGGATTGGAATATGCTCCGGGCTATGCCGTTTCTTTTCGTGTGAATGATACGGATTATCGCAATTATACACCGTATAATTTTAATAAAGTAACTGGATGCTTTGAGATTTTGTTTCATATTCACGGCGGCGGTCCGGGCAGCGAATTTGCGGATGCGCTTGATGTACACGATGTAATGAAAATGCTCATCCCGCGCGGAAGGGAATCATTCACATTTAGGAACAGATACAAATATCATTATGTAATTGGCGATGAAACGGTGTTAGGATTGGCGTTAGAATTAAAGCAGGAAGCCGGAAAATACAGCTATGAATTCAACGGCGTATTTGAGTTGGATAACCATGAAGTGCCGGAAATACTGGAGCTATACGGAAGCCATGTTCCTAAAAATGAACCGCATAAGATAACGGAGCAAATTATGTGCGATATTTTTGACGGCGTAATTCGCAAAGACAAAACAGCGTTTTATGTATCGGGCAACGGTACAACTTTGCAATATGTGAGAAAAGAATTGAAGCAATTGGGCGTTCTGAGTAATCAAATTTTTGCGCAGGCTTATTGGATTAAAGGAAAGAAAGGATTGTAG
- a CDS encoding helix-turn-helix domain-containing protein: MQKNIPTYTLNNISKHGLVVERITKRFEDPIENPVTKGIHRDSHYIFMFVQSCEAKMMVDFKTFKLSNAGVFCVLPGQVHQSLGIENISGWFVAANVDFIPDYVRTVFEESLVAIKPVSINKEWSDKLQACVKLLHTSYSDELMTTKEGVAIVQSLLNAYTGMFASIYAQTINREKTKESRAMQLTRQFRILARQKYKTLKSPSRYAEALNISSVYLTEIVKDATGKSVSYWIQQEILTEAKRLLFYTDMTVKEIACELGYEDHAYFSRLFSKLSGQSALAFRKRSRK; this comes from the coding sequence ATGCAGAAAAACATTCCCACATATACTTTAAACAATATTTCAAAGCACGGATTGGTTGTCGAACGTATTACAAAACGTTTTGAAGACCCGATTGAAAACCCTGTTACCAAAGGCATTCACAGGGACAGTCATTATATTTTTATGTTTGTACAATCGTGCGAAGCAAAAATGATGGTGGATTTCAAAACATTTAAACTTAGTAATGCGGGTGTTTTTTGTGTGCTGCCGGGACAAGTGCATCAGAGTCTCGGTATTGAAAATATTTCCGGTTGGTTCGTTGCTGCGAACGTTGATTTTATTCCCGATTATGTGCGTACCGTTTTTGAAGAATCGCTTGTTGCGATAAAGCCTGTTTCTATCAACAAGGAATGGTCAGACAAATTGCAGGCTTGCGTCAAACTTTTACATACAAGTTATTCGGATGAATTAATGACAACCAAAGAAGGTGTCGCCATTGTTCAGTCTTTGCTTAACGCTTATACGGGAATGTTCGCGTCGATTTATGCGCAGACAATCAACCGAGAAAAAACAAAAGAAAGCCGTGCCATGCAATTGACGAGGCAGTTCAGGATTCTTGCAAGGCAAAAATATAAAACCTTAAAAAGTCCATCACGGTACGCCGAAGCATTAAACATTTCTTCTGTGTATTTAACCGAAATCGTAAAAGATGCTACGGGAAAATCCGTAAGCTATTGGATTCAGCAGGAAATATTAACCGAAGCGAAGCGATTGCTTTTTTACACAGACATGACAGTAAAGGAAATAGCTTGTGAACTTGGCTATGAAGACCATGCTTATTTCTCACGTTTGTTTTCCAAATTATCCGGTCAATCCGCTTTAGCTTTCAGGAAGAGAAGCCGCAAGTAA
- a CDS encoding aldo/keto reductase — protein MSTNKVQLTYKLGGDLEINRLGYGGMQLTGEGVFGDAPDRENAIKVLQAAVAGGVNFLDTADSYGPHTNEVLFHDALKNDYDKIVIATKGGLTRPGPNVWVPNGNPEYIAQAIEDSLQRLQLKQIQLWQLHRVDPNFPIEETLKPVADAVKAGKIKHVGLSEVGIEEIEKAQKIVPIASVQNLYNLSERKWESIVDYTEQNNIAFIPWFPLASGPDKLKDKITHIAEAHNATVSQIALAWLLKRAANILLIPGTKSLHHLQDNLKAADIVLTDEEFEQLSK, from the coding sequence ATGAGTACGAACAAGGTTCAGCTTACTTACAAGTTAGGCGGCGATTTGGAAATAAACCGTTTGGGCTACGGCGGTATGCAATTAACAGGCGAAGGCGTTTTCGGCGATGCGCCCGACAGGGAAAATGCCATTAAAGTTTTGCAGGCGGCAGTTGCAGGCGGCGTAAACTTTCTGGACACGGCAGATTCTTACGGTCCGCATACGAATGAAGTATTGTTTCACGATGCGTTGAAAAACGATTACGATAAAATCGTGATTGCAACCAAAGGTGGATTAACGCGCCCCGGTCCGAATGTTTGGGTTCCCAACGGCAATCCCGAATACATTGCGCAAGCAATTGAAGACAGTTTACAACGTTTACAACTAAAGCAAATTCAGCTTTGGCAACTGCATCGCGTTGACCCGAATTTCCCGATTGAAGAAACCCTGAAACCCGTTGCAGATGCGGTAAAAGCAGGAAAAATAAAGCATGTCGGTTTATCAGAAGTGGGTATTGAAGAAATAGAAAAAGCGCAAAAAATCGTTCCGATTGCTTCGGTTCAAAACTTGTACAATCTTTCTGAAAGAAAATGGGAAAGCATTGTTGATTATACCGAACAGAACAATATTGCATTCATTCCTTGGTTCCCGTTGGCTTCCGGTCCAGATAAATTGAAGGACAAAATCACGCACATTGCAGAAGCGCATAATGCAACCGTTTCGCAGATTGCATTGGCTTGGCTGTTGAAACGCGCGGCTAATATCTTGTTGATTCCGGGAACAAAATCGTTGCATCATTTGCAGGACAATCTCAAAGCGGCAGATATCGTTTTGACTGACGAAGAGTTTGAACAATTATCTAAATAA